A stretch of the Acidobacteriota bacterium genome encodes the following:
- the vioD gene encoding capreomycidine synthase, translating to MKFEKALLEEWMRYYYFETDYDIGSSGVENYSMTDLYEHTELTRDQLDGILFHDSMTLGGDNAREAVARRFAGGDVSKTMVTHGSTEANFLIMSALVEEGDEVLVLDPFYQQLYSVAQTMGARLKRWNMKWENGFRPQMADLDDLLTPDTKMVVVNFPHNPTGATLTADEQAELIERCRQADAYLVWDGAFTELVYDTEPLPEPPLVYDKALSMGTFSKAYGLPGLRVGWCVADPKILERFVRLRDYTLLHLSPLVELIFEKALDAGEVLVGKRLEQARHNRALLGRWIDEHSEFVEWVVPAGGVCGFPRFKGGLDVEAFCHRLAQEHRTLLVPGNCFGFPEHARLGFGCSTAELEKGLAAASSLLRSAPVSDG from the coding sequence ATGAAATTTGAAAAAGCTCTGCTCGAAGAGTGGATGCGTTATTACTACTTCGAAACCGATTACGACATCGGGAGCAGCGGCGTGGAGAACTACTCCATGACCGACCTCTATGAGCATACCGAGCTCACCCGTGACCAGCTCGACGGGATCCTCTTCCACGACAGCATGACCTTGGGTGGCGACAATGCCCGGGAGGCGGTGGCGAGGCGTTTCGCCGGCGGTGACGTGAGCAAGACCATGGTCACCCACGGCTCCACCGAGGCCAACTTCCTGATCATGAGCGCCCTGGTGGAGGAGGGGGACGAGGTTCTGGTCCTCGATCCCTTCTACCAGCAGCTGTACTCGGTGGCGCAGACCATGGGAGCCCGGCTCAAGCGGTGGAATATGAAGTGGGAGAACGGCTTCCGGCCGCAGATGGCGGATCTGGACGACCTGCTCACTCCGGACACCAAGATGGTGGTGGTGAACTTCCCCCACAATCCCACCGGTGCCACCCTCACCGCCGACGAGCAGGCGGAGCTCATCGAGCGCTGTCGTCAGGCCGATGCCTACCTGGTCTGGGACGGCGCCTTCACCGAGCTGGTCTACGACACCGAGCCGCTGCCGGAGCCACCGCTGGTCTACGACAAGGCTCTGTCCATGGGTACCTTCTCCAAGGCCTACGGGCTGCCCGGGCTGCGGGTGGGTTGGTGCGTCGCCGACCCGAAGATCCTGGAGCGCTTCGTGCGTCTGCGGGATTACACCCTCCTGCACCTGTCACCGTTGGTGGAGCTGATCTTCGAGAAAGCCCTGGATGCCGGAGAGGTCCTGGTGGGCAAGCGTCTGGAGCAGGCACGCCACAACCGAGCGCTGCTGGGCCGCTGGATCGACGAACATTCGGAGTTCGTCGAGTGGGTAGTTCCCGCCGGTGGCGTTTGCGGCTTCCCTCGCTTCAAGGGCGGTCTGGACGTGGAGGCTTTTTGCCACCGGCTGGCCCAGGAGCACCGCACGCTGCTGGTGCCGGGCAATTGCTTCGGTTTCCCGGAACACGCCCGTCTGGGCTTCGGCTGCAGCACCGCCGAGTTGGAGAAGGGCCTGGCGGCAGCATCCAGTCTGCTGCGTAGCGCCCCGGTGAGCGACGGCTAG